The DNA sequence aaaacaaaattattctGTTGAATAAGAGAAAGATAGATTGATAGAGGAATACTTCCAGCCTATTAATAAAAGACCTGTAGACATGAGGACGGCTACTAGATTTCAAGGGTAGTTATTCTATGATCAGCAATACCAGTTTTTTGGGATATCTACTGTTTAAGTTTTTCGGAAGGAAtataaaaattaggaaaaatgtaTTGAGCATTCATTTGCAAGATCAAATTGCAGCTGTAAGAACAGCTCCTGAACTAGGAGAATCTGACAACATTACCAGGTCGCAAAGGAATTCCAACATCAAGGTTTCCTGACTTTTTCCCAACtactcaaaattttctaaaaaatccgAGAATAATTTCAGCAAAAGTCACAGACTTTCCCCaacctaaaaaaagaaattcatgACCAAGCTTTGACAAAATTGCCCCCTTTTCTGGTTGAAAAGGCCCATGATATCTTTCAGACCAGTGGCAATTTCAGAAAGAGGGCAACACTGTTTATCCTCAATTTacatgcatgtaaaacaatcgattctaggtgaggtagcttgcctcacctaaaatcgatcttttttacggatttaaatggaggaaaaacagagtGGCCAACTTCCTAAAATCGCTACTGTTTCAGACCACGtccaccatcttgaatttttcaccttttgaaatttgactaaaattctgTGTTCCTCGTGTAGGACTGGTTATTAGGAatggaaaattagaaaattccaGTGGGAGAAGAATAGGATCTCTTTACTTACCTTGTAACTTTTCATTATAGTAAACAACATCTGAGGAGGAAAGCGATACTCTTCTGGAACTTGATCATCATATCTTGAGTCGAGAGGAGTTTTAAACGCCAAGAATTTCCCTGCAATCACATCTCCTGCTTTCCTTGGACACTTCAACCATCGTTTTGGGATCGGTCCCGGATATCTATCAGAATTGCTCATTTTGGGATTAATTCTAAGTTTTACTGTTTTCTGTGGACACAGATGAAGATATAGGAATTTTGTTTTCAGGAAATGGATTTGTCTACATACATTGAAAAAATCGTGTGCATTACAGGATTAATAAAATCTAGTCAATCTATTATTTGCAGAGGACAACATGGAAAAACAGGAATCGAGACTTACAAATTTATAGTTCGAAACAGTTCAAGCACTTGAACAGCTAATTATGATAtgatttaatgtttttattcaagggtctgttgcacgcacgAGATACAGCCACTAAAATACTTTTTCCAAGGATACATTCGCTCAAAAACACGTTGGAAAcatgaaaagtctgaaatctactCTTCAGCGCGCATTCTACGTACTTTGTAACTCGCTGTATCAAATTTACCGTACATGCGGGCAATTTTTCTTGCTGGCCGGCAGTCAGAACTCAGGTTTCCCGGAGAGAGATCTAACCTAAAGAAACAAACAACCTTCCGAAGGGTTATAAACTCTGCTTGCGTGAGATTTTAATTGATTCATAGCTTTTGTTTTAGCAAAATAGAGaaagaaataggaaaaaaatgcttgaaaacgATTAAAATCATATGTACAATAAATAAAGTTAGTGAGATTGTTTGTTTACTcaggctaatttttttttatttctctgcctgtgcaaacctggttCACAGTGACTGCGAAATACTGCCAAGAGACAAGGGAAACTTGAAAAGCCATGTTACAAACTACACAGATTGCTTactaaggagtggatttcagacgtTTTTAATGTGCTCAACGTGATTTGCCTGCGATTTCACCTGTAAATAGTATATTTATTTGGCTGTATTTCTAGCATGCGACAGACCCATTCAAAAGTACCTAATCACGTTCTTGAAACATCGATACTTTGCAATCTTACCATTTCATAAACTAAACCTAGTCGTACATTCAAATACATTGCTGTTCATGAATTAAGTCCTCTGCAGTTCAGCAAGATTCCATTCAGATGGTCTGAATTATAtacttaattttcaacttaaagtAAAGTTGAACTCTTATGACCAAATTATGGACTGCTTAACATGAACATAAAAATCAAGCAATATACTCAACTCCTTCGCTCTTCAGCTAGATTTGTTTAGACTTAGTCATGCAATTTAATGTCCGGTTCAAAGAGAAGAGAACAATATTGACCGTTAAGCACAGTGTAGTTGTGTTATGAATTTGGCAAAGCAGTTCACTATGAGAATTCGCCTTTAATTGGACAACGAGGACGTTTATCTATACTTTAATAAGTAATATTTCTTGTTGCGCTGGATTAAGTCCCTTTGGCACAAAGGTATGTTAACTTTAAGTAATGAGTGTGTGACAATGCAAAGTTTGTTTGTTCCTCAACTAATGTTGTCTGTGTTGAGATTGGATCAATAGCAGCCAAGAAAGTGTTATCAAGTCGTAATATTTGACACAATTTTAGTGTTGGACTAATAAGATAATGATAAATTTGGAATGTAAATTCTTCAAGTGAATTGAGTGCAACTTACATCTCCAAGATAAACTGTTGAACTTTCTTGTCAATCCCTCATGGGCGATGGAAGTTTACATTCCTTGTACAAAAATTAACAATCATAGGTAGCTTGTCACAGTGAACTAACACAATTATGGGATGAAAAcataatacactgaaaaaattatcattacaACTTGCTGTCGTTGAAACTTTCGCTCTATTGACAACTATAcaagtttgaggttagaaaaACTTTTATCACTAAACGTTGCCttgtttcagggaaaaataattttgtttgagaTAGCCTTTTGcgtaaaatacttattttttgcCGATAAGGagaatgtctttttttttaaatatccccaaattttagcaagtttaaaatttccaagggtTCATTCTCAGtgcttttctaaaaattttaagtacattATTTAGAACTCGGCTGAGATCTGGCAACATTCTATTGCAGTCAGAAgtgtttatttactttttgcaaatccAGTTGAATCAGCAAATCTTTCAGTCTTCTTGTCGGCCAACGAGCCGACTTTCAGCTGCCTGTGGAAAGTAGAAAGCATGAAAACTCTTTTACTGGCACTGAATCTCTGCTCAATGTTTTTTAATGTGCTATTGCATTCGGTGATGCTTGAATTGTCGTGAATTTTTCTCATAGAAGTATCTATTCCTAGTCCACCTCTCCGAGTTTCCTTCCGTTATTTTCAATGTCTAGTGAGGTAAGTACATGTGGTTTTTATgtgcttaattttttaacattggAATAATTTGATTTACCTGTGCGTAACCAAGAATCAGCTGCTTACTCTCGCTGGTTCGCGCATTTAGGGCTTCCAGGAAAACCTGCATACGGAAGCGTGAAAATCTCAAGTTTTTGAACAGTCACtctcagatttttcaaaaatcatgagttTATGACTTACAAAAGACTGTCCATCCTGATTATTTGCTCACATCATTGCTACACAgctaaaaactttgaaggacTTCGCTTGCAGTACCAAGAATTTCGACAGCGACTAAtctgcaaaattatttgaagtaATGTTTCTTTCCGCCTGGTGAGCACTATGAGCATTTAAaagtttttctgtcaattttttccatagCGTAACCTGCAATAAGTTTAATTATTGTCAAAAAATGCTGTTTACAAGGAATTCTCTACTAGTGAACCTACAacctacctacctacctacctaTTGAATTCATTACAATATCTAGTCATCAGTGTTTaactcatttcatttttcgaagaagaaaaaatcaataccattttttgatattttcacagagttttcttcgcaagGAGAAGAAAGTTccaaatgttttcaagaattgtctttgagtagttttccatttagaaaatgaattatgaCAAGAGGTCTGCAACAGGattctggtagtttcatcgttcATAAGCAGCTTCTCATTAtcttctcgattttttttagcgtttttcctcactttttaGTCTTAATTTGTAACCTATATGGTTTTGAGGTAcgaattcaatttcaaattattttttgattgcAGGAGGCCAATAATCTGAAAACGTTGGGGAACGCCTCcatcaaagaggaaaaatatgcagagGCCATACTACATTATAGTCATGCCATCAAAATTGACCCGAACAACTATCAACTCTATAGTAACAGGTCTTTGGCTTTTCTTAAGATGCAGCAATACTACTCTGCAATGGAAGACGCTGAACAAACGATTGTGCTTAAGCCAGATTGGGCCAAAGTAAGTGCAGAAAAGTGTGAAAGAAAGCGGTTTTAATAGTTGTACCTCAATAGATGGGGCAAGAGcccctgcaggccgattattgaaatttaaaccagcccgataagacatcaaattgcgatatattgcatggttaagacaGGGCAATGTCTTGttgtgtcgggctgacatagtttcaataatcgggctgcTGGGGTTTCATCACATTAGAACGGAGCAAAATTTCACCTGATGATTTAATGCTTATTACTCAAAAATGGACCTGAATTTTCATCGTGTCTAACAaacattttctgatattttcacTGTAAGACATGCACCTGTCAATGCATGTGTAATGAAGTGGTAGCAAAAGAAACGCTAGAGTTCTATCAATGAAATTAAACTGCTCTCAAAagtctgtaaaattttgaaattatttgttgCTGAGTTGAAATTAGTTTGTTAAGTTTACTACATAAGTGCAGATATTGGCCATGATAGTGATTgtactaaattttgcaattaataTCCTTAAATAATCCTCTACATTTTCTCGTTACCACAGGTTCTTTAGAATAGTTCCATTAGCTTCACATTCTGTTTTTAATCTACCTAAAGCACATTCTTTGCTTGACCTAATCAAACGCACCCTTTTTTATatctgttttcttttcttgcATTAGGGTTATTTCAGGAAAGGAGAAGTTCAGTTGGCAACTCACTTGTACACAGATGCCCTACTGTCGTACAGATTAGCATTAAGACTAATGCCTGCTGATCTCACAATCATGGAGGCAATATCAAGAACAATCAAAGCTGAACAGAAAGACAAAAGAGGTTAGTTAGTTCCTCACTGAACACTGATTCCTTCCTTTCAATTATGTAACTCACCTGATATTTCCAATATATATATCAACAGtgtaaatcggcaatcacataacttggtttgcgacgtcgcagactttctgccatactttattttttaaacggaaaactactcaacggcaattctttaaaactgccgtgatttttcttctcggtgcgaagaatattctgttaaaACTTCacggaatgatgtcaatttgttcttctttaaaaaaataacaataaaaaaagaggcggagattttcagacaccgcaaacgagttatgtgattgcagtcttacaccgtcgatatataccCTAAACCTTGAATTATCCGAACTGCGAATTATTCAAACTGATAATGCTCATGGGACTCTTTCCTATATTCTGGATTGCTGATCTGAGGACTGAAGTCCCTTTCCTGATTgacattctcattttttttagatGGCTCTCATAAATTAGAAGAATGTGTGGATATTCATGATGtatcataaaattttatttaataatttttttgttttttccccagcTGATTCGCAGATACCATGGCTTGGAGCTGGCATTGGAATCATTATCGGAGTTATTATTGTGATATCagatcaaattgcaacaaaGAAACCAACGCTTACTGTGAGTAACACTGATGCTGATGGCTAACGAATATCTGAAATAAGAAATTCTAGCTTTGAAGGAATTCATTTTGTCTCGTTTTCTTAAATTAATTAGAGAATTGTGTTCACTGTTGACTTAATACTAAAAATGCAAGTCTCAATCGCAACTTTTAAACATCTCTGACCATTTTGAATGACCATGAAAAAAGTCCAATAGAATCTGTGGTTACTTTCCCTTCAAATGAATACAACATGAGCAGAGACTTACAATGTTGCAATTTTAGTTATGAGTTTTTTGACTTAAGCCATCGGCATGTACAACTTTGAATCGAATGGAGGAAGTTTAAGGCATCTGACAGAATTTGATACTGGAAGCATGTAGAAATAAATTTTGGAAGAGCATGATGATAATTTATTCAATGCTTGGTTCAAGTATACTTTCATCAACTTTGTATTAAGAATCTTAAAATGGAACAAAATTACCCTCCAACCAACATGAGTCACCAAAAGCATTTATGTTGTTCCACCAAATTTTACCAACAATTGGATCAAATTCCTTAGAACCAAATCAACTTTTACCACgccaagtgaaatttttttatgtgtCGCACAAGGCCAGACAACTAggttttctcctaaaatcatGTTGGAATTAGACCTTACTTTTTGTTAATTTGAGCTCAAACGTTGTGGCATTTTTAAAAGCACTTTGCAAGGTTGGTCCAGTAACCAGGTTCCTTAgcaaatttgatctgaaaaacaGGCTCTTTCTAAAAATTGACTCACAGAAACATTGGTTCATCAAAAAGCCTTCTCGAAATTGCATTTCTGTTTTCACTAAGTCCGTCAATAGCCAATGTTGGTATATCACATTAATATTTAATGCGTCATACAATGATTTGATCATGTACCAGAAGAACCACCCTATCCTAGATCCAtcagtttctgaaaaataaaatcattttgtTCTCAACTGGCCCCCGATCATTggtcatttcttttttttatttttattagttttttttctatAGGAATTACCCACTCTATTATTTGTCTTttaaatatgtatatttttgaagcacacgtttatttatattttttaacctGCAAACTTCATGAGTCTCTTGCGAAAAGATTTGATAGGTTTGGCAAGTCAGGCTTGAATCTGAGTGATACTAGCTCTAATTTATTTATCTAAATTTTGTTCATCTCAGCAAAGTCGCGTGTATTTTTTCTCGTAGCATCCATTGCTGATGGCTCTTGTCACAATGGCAATCTCTCTAATTGGATATGGAGTTGGATGGATGAATCGCTACTATGTGAAGTGCAATCGTGATCATTTACTCGACCCTCCAATTGATCTTCTCAAAGGTTTGTTCCTCCTATGTTAAACCTGGTCACTGCGTTCTATTGCCACAACATTACTTCTCTAAAAAATGACTATTTGTTTTGCTTTAATCGTTTggctttctcaaaattttttgctttgaagttttcaggacTAGTAAAATGAAGACATAACGaaggctaaaaatgaaaaattttgtgtcAGGAGAGCTAAAAAGTCTCAGTTTTATGGATAATATTTCTCAAGACATGCTGTAAtgaatgttttaaaagtagGATAATCcaaaccattttttttaaaatttagaagtcGCTTGcaaccattggcggatccagcaatttggcaacattgtcttttctccgtttaaacctatggaaatgtatcgattcttggaaggccaggtgctccaacaagaattgATTAtctagcataggtttaaatggaggaaatccggtgttgccaaattgctggatctgcctctgcTTGCTACTTTAAAAACTCTACAAAACCTTCAAAATCTGTTCTTATGCCAGGAAATGATTTGGGTAGCATTTGATTAAAACTATGAAATAGCCTGCACAATCTTTGTGAGGAGGACTATAATTACCccaaatgcatttttttagaCCCATATCTACATGTTTGTTTCCTCTTAAGAGCTTGTTCTGCTTGCCGCATATGTGGACTGAGGCACAAAAATTCAACTTTGATGTGGACCAGTGTGAATGTGAACAGGAGAACTACAATCTATTTCcccaatttcatcaaaatggaCAGACTTATCAAAACCATTTTTAATTAGCATTAGAAACGCACACCCTCCAATTTACACGTATCAAAACCTTTTCTAATTATTTCCTTGAGAAGGTCCAGTTCTATCAGTTCAAAATACAGAGTGGGTGATCCAGATTTTGAATTGCAGAGCATTGCGGTTgcgtcattttttcaaattactgCGCTGACTCCTGCTAATCagggtccaaaaattttgaattaccaAGGGGTTATATATcacttgtttttctttcaaaatataaagatttttccttGGGGACCAGCTTTTTCGTAGTGTTATCAACCTTTTTAAATGGGAGAGTTAGGAATTAGCGAGGGTGCTCTATAGCATAAAGAGCAAGACTTTTCGTGGTGTCTGAATAGCGGTATATTGTTCTCTTcaggctaaagtatcacaagcaccatttGTGTTTTGGCACTATGTTTCCAACCTTCTTTTTGTCCACTTTCTTATGAAACATCTAATTTCAGCAATCTTCTTAGcatcttcttaatttttaacatctttcttttttcatcgagatgaattcctaattttttctgaaagtatgtggataagttttaaagaaaaaattgaaaaaatacagaGATGTATGGCAGTATAGTATCTTAACACAAATGGTGCTTGCGATACTTTGACCGTAAGGTGAAGACATATTCTGCAGTATTAAGAGCTGTAACagagagtaaattattttttatcgatttttctttgCAAAGCTTTCATAGTCCTGTAAGtaatgttttttaatttttttttgttccgtTTTAATTAGAATTTAAGAATCAAGATAATAATGATATGAATGGTGAGGAGAACTCACCAGAGCACCGCTCATCTAGTCATCGTTCCTCGAAAGGCCGAGCCAGGCAAAGATATAGAAAAGGCAAGAGTTAGTTTGATTCTAGCACCAGTATTCATATCCGTAGTAAACTGTCAAGCTCAAGAAAAGACATGGAATCAATTTGGAAAGGTAATTTCACTACATactcattcccccccccccttttttttttctttttaaagaaagtttgtCTGAGTTCTGAACAAACTTTTTTTCCTAGTCCCAGTTTTTCTCAGCTTATCTTGAATtctaataatcgatcattttcatttagcataaattttttcaaaggaaaaactgTTATGAGGGGCATTAAAAGTGTAAGCTTCCCTGTTCTGTGTCTTCTAAACTGAAGCAGAATCATTTGTAGCATGTATACTTTCAGCAACAACTCCAAGTTATGAAAATCGGTCAAGCAGCTTGTGAAGAAATTCCATCTGAGACCATTTCCTGTCTCTATATGTTTCTCTCCCAGTGCACCGGTTAATCAGATAAATGCTTCCTGATTTTCTCCCCACATGGGACAGGGTGCTTGGAGCAAGAGAGTTACGTCATTCTTCATTTcagctgtttgaaaattttatcaactccattttttcctcttttttttccctaATCAACCGCTTTCAaaagaagtgaatttttttcgaaGATCTCCCTGAAGTGTGCGCTTACCTCTTCATGTAATGTCTGATAGCATGCTCTGCACTAGTTGTAAAATTGCCTCTCAAAGGAAGGTCATcttaaaaaatccgattttttcataAAGCTGTCAGTTAgaaattttcaacccaaattttttctgaagtaAAGCCGTAAATGTGAAAATCAAGACGGATATTGCTTTTTGGCTCCAAGCActctttgtttttgaaaataataaaattaggaAACCTCAGTCTTGTCCATCAATGCACCAGGAGGTGAGCAGATGTGCCTTCCTCCTCTTTGTAGTTGAAGAAAGAAGTCTTCAAGAAGGGTTTAAAAAGCTTAAAGAATGTTATATCTGCACAAaggcaaggtagatttacacaggtatggacaagttgaaaatttcccatgagtcTCAGTACGTGTaacatgactacgtgacgtaggttaaggggcccgttttttaattaaattacaatcaaattaacattcaaacgtttgtgcatttaaacgttaaaatcgcattatcaaaattgtgcaaaaaatcccacaaaattttgacaaacgataaaccgaacataataaatcaaaataatcaaaacatacaaaatggccGAAGTTAAGGGGCCgttggagagccaatcagaggccagttgtttagttctgtccatacctgtgtaaatctaccttggcaCAAAGGCAGGTAATCTGTAGGTTTCCTCCCTTATTACCTAGGCTACTTTTCATAAGTTGTTCATGATCAATACTGTTTCAGATCTAAGAATGTGTCTTCTTGGTGTCACACAAGCTCTTCTTTCTAACAATGTAAGATCTCAAAAaacgaagtaaaaaaaaactgaagttgtTTTCTCTCTTGACATCAGAAAATATGTCCCTCAGTGTGGTTTATTGGCGGCGGCAGGTGTGTAATTTAATTTATAATAAATAATATTGTTTACAGAATGAATTATAATAAGTCTCCTCAAAGGATTAAGTATATCATAGtcattatttgtttattttaattgcACCAACAAGTTATTtgcaacattttgaaaacaaaggtttttttttcaaatacataTAGATATATTTATCATGAACATGATAACAAACCTACTATTTTAGCCAGTGCAAGGGctgtatattttaattttggcaCTTCTTGaaagaattttcaagattgCTATGCTCATGGTAGAAGATCCTAGAGGCGAGCCTGGGGAGAGTACTGATGAGTCACATCAACACTGCCAACCCGAACAAATGAATGAGTAAGTGCCTTTGAATGGTGTTG is a window from the Bemisia tabaci chromosome 5, PGI_BMITA_v3 genome containing:
- the LOC109036634 gene encoding stress-induced-phosphoprotein 1; this encodes MSSEEANNLKTLGNASIKEEKYAEAILHYSHAIKIDPNNYQLYSNRSLAFLKMQQYYSAMEDAEQTIVLKPDWAKGYFRKGEVQLATHLYTDALLSYRLALRLMPADLTIMEAISRTIKAEQKDKRADSQIPWLGAGIGIIIGVIIVISDQIATKKPTLTHPLLMALVTMAISLIGYGVGWMNRYYVKCNRDHLLDPPIDLLKEFKNQDNNDMNGEENSPEHRSSSHRSSKGRARQRYRKGKS